One window of Toxotes jaculatrix isolate fToxJac2 chromosome 19, fToxJac2.pri, whole genome shotgun sequence genomic DNA carries:
- the chgb gene encoding secretogranin-1 isoform X2 codes for MRLACVVAAVAALLTGNLALPVGKEGQREDVVTRCLVEVLSKALSKPDSQLDQECKDILQAGVKHAPLDKKRSEGTVTQEEVVKGHPDNTEAKATDVKDIEALLKSVEEKRDNPEDERSQESWSLGDEKEKRHENEEEEEREKRSSWRPGRYHQRKHKRGEEDNERSQESWGVDEKRSEEEEEEFEGREKRNWRPGRYHQRKHKRDEEPLGEKREEPEEERSQESWDVDKRHGNADEEERYKRIWKPTHRYHHKKKLHKRGDEPSEEEKDEDRSQESWGLDNERDKRDWRPGRYHQRRHKRDEELSEEAREEPDEERSQEYWDFDTGREKRDWRPGRYHQRRHKRDEELSEEAREEPDEERSQEYWDFDTGKEKRDWRPGRYHQRRHKRDEELSEEAREEPDEERSQEYWDFDTGREKRDWRPGRYHQRRHKRDEELSEEAREEPDEERSQEYWDFDTGREKRDWRPGRYHQRKHKRDEELSEEKQEEADGERSQEDWGFDKRHGKEEGEIEKRIWKPTHRYHHKKKFHKRGGGSSEEEEEQRDVSEDYEEAAKDRDEALRYLAEKRNPWIFRGYYHPAWFKRDSDEPAATSNKEKELENLAAMDMELQKIAAKLHDNSA; via the exons ATGAGATTGGCTTGTGTTGTCGCTGCGGTTGCGGCTCTGCTCACAG GAAATCTAGCGCTTCCAGTGGGAAAAGAAGGGCAGAGAGAAGATGTg GTAACGCGATGCTTGGTTGAAGTCCTGTCCAAAGCTCTCTCCAAACCGGACTCTCAGCTGGATCAGGAATGCAAAGATATTCTCCAAGCAG GGGTTAAACATGCTCCACTGGACAAGAAGAGGAGTGAGGGGACAGTAACTCAAGAAGaggtggtcaaaggtcatccTGATAATACTGAGGCAAAAGCAACAGACGTCAAAGACATTGAGGCACTTCTGAAATCcgtggaggagaagagagacaacCCAGAGGACGAGCGCAGCCAAGAATCCTGGAGTCTGGGTGACgagaaggagaagagacacGAGAacgaagaggaagaagagcgggagaagaggagcagctggaggccTGGAAGATACcaccagagaaaacacaaacggGGTGAAGAGGACAACGAGCGCAGTCAGGAGAGTTGGGGGGTCGACGAAAAGcgatcagaggaggaggaagaagaatttGAAGGTAGAGAGAAGAGGAACTGGAGGCCTGGAAGATACcaccaaagaaaacacaaacgaGATGAGGAACCTttgggagagaagagggaagagcCAGAGGAAGAACGCAGCCAAGAGTCCTGGGATGTAGACAAAAGGCACGGAAAtgctgatgaggaggagagataCAAGCGCATCTGGAAGCCCACACATCGCTACCACCACAAGAAAAAGCTCCACAAACGCGGGGATGAGCCATCTGAGGAAGAGAAGGATGAGGATCGCAGCCAGGAATCTTGGGGTCTTGACAATGAGAGAGACAAGAGGGACTGGAGACCAGGAAGGTACCACCAGAGGAGACACAAGCGTGATGAAGAGCTCTCAGAAGAAGCCAGAGAAGAACCAGATGAAGAGCGTAGCCAGGAATACTGGGACTTTGACAccggaagagaaaagagagattgGAGGCCCGGCAGGTACCACCAGAGGAGACACAAACGTGATGAGGAGCTCTCTGAAGAAGCCAGGGAAGAGCCAGATGAAGAACGCAGCCAGGAATACTGGGACTTTGACAccggaaaagaaaagagagactgGAGGCCCGGCAGGTACCACCAGAGGAGACACAAACGTGATGAGGAGCTCTCCGAAGAAGCCAGGGAAGAACCAGATGAAGAACGCAGCCAGGAATACTGGGACTTTGACactggaagagaaaagagagactggAGGCCCGGCAGGTACCACCAGAGGAGACATAAGCGTGATGAAGAGCTCTCTGAAGAAGCCAGGGAAGAGCCAGATGAAGAACGCAGCCAGGAATACTGGGACTTTGACactggaagagaaaagagagactggAGGCCCGGCAGGTACCACCAGAGGAAACACAAACGTGATGAGGAGCTCTCTGAGGAAAAGCAAGAAGAGGCGGATGGAGAGCGCAGTCAGGAGGACTGGGGGTTTGACAAAAggcatggaaaagaagaaggagaaatcGAGAAGCGCATATGGAAACCAACACACCGATACCACCACAAGAAGAAATTTCACAAGCGTGGCGGAGGCTCgtcagaagaagaggaagaacagaggGATGTTTCAGAGGACTATGAGGAGGCCGCAAAGGACAGGGACGAAGCTCTGAG